The Sminthopsis crassicaudata isolate SCR6 chromosome 5, ASM4859323v1, whole genome shotgun sequence genome contains the following window.
CTACATAATCAGCAACATTTGGTGTGAAGGGAAAGTGATGCCATGGTCAACATGTCTCTATCACCTGGAAGAATTGGCATTTTTCTGAGAGTGAGGCTCTATGGAAAAGAGAGGAGGTGGGGTGAGTTCTATAGGGTATCAACAAAGACTACTTAGATGGGAAAGCCAAGAATGGGTACCTTGGAAATTTTTAttccataatgaatatggaaagtagaaaggaactagctaagtatataagtataaatcAGAAAATAAGGGTCTAGATTAATCATAAAGGGAGAACAGATAGAAAGAAATTcactatggaaaaataataataataaaaacaactaatGATCAAGATTAGTTGAAGGAAGAAGATGaaactgacaaaaataaaaaaggagagaattaaatgGCTAGataaaaacaaaggggaaaaaagatgaagaaacaaaaattcaaaggcaaaaaGGTAATGGATTAAGCTATAGTGAGTGACTGAGGAGACAGTACTACTATGTTtacaaaaaaagagaggaaaaaaatcacagcctgaaaaaaatattaaaaccaaatggaggaaaatataaaactacttcataactttaaatgtaaatggactaaacaatccaataaaatgaaaaagtgatagtttggGTAAATTCTACAATCTGTTTTTCAAATGTATATCTTACAATCAAAAAAGAACTATGCAGAATAAAACTGAGGGAATGGGAGGAGGAGGGGCATGATTCCTAAGCATCAAATAAATCCAAAAAAGGAGCTGCAATAATGGTATCGGACAAAgtaaaaatatccaaaaatttaaaaaggaaaatacaaggAAACTACATTATGTTGAAGGAACCACAGAAAACAAACCAATATCAGTAAATATTGCTCAAATATTAAAGTACTCAAATTTAATTAAGCTAGAAGGCAACATAGGAAATAACACAATACTGAGAGAAGATATCAACATCCCTCTCACAGTTTtggataaaaaagataaataaaagggaaaatacagaactgaaaaaaaaattgctagagAAAGTAGAGCTAAAAGACTTTTGACATCttctgaagaaaaatgaatgtatTCACCAGCTCCACATGGAATTTTTACAAAAGTTGCCCATGTTTTAGGGAAAAGAGATattgaaaacaaatattaaaaggtagaaatagtaaatacatcatTTAAAgaacataatgcaataaaaatagccATTTATTCAAGGACCTTGggcaaaatagatttaatgattATATCTTAAATAATGACTAGgccaaagaataaatcatataaACAATTAGATATGGAAAAcatgatgatgaagaaaaaacaTACTAAAATTTCTGGGAGTGTAGTAGAACAATTCTCGGGGgaactagtattttattttattttttaattacaagtaaagatagttaacattcatttttttccatttaaaattattttattttttccaattacatgtaaagatagttttcaacattaactttgataagattttgatttccattttttcctttttccttcccccctcaaagatggcaagcaatttgatataagttatattTGTACAAGcatattaaacacatttctatattaatcatattgtCAAAGAAGATTCAAAACAGAAggaaattgcatttctctaatcaaaagcatatttagagcatattttcatatgactatagatggctttaatttcatcatctgaaaattacccattcatatcttttctttttttttcttacattttatcaATTGGGTAGTGATTCTATACTCTTCCATTctaaaacaagaaacaaaagaagacCTTCAAAAACCTAAAATACTCAAACTGTGAGAAGAGCAGATAGAATATTGGAGAACtggattatttaaaatttccatttcctaaaaggaaaaacaatctcTCAGTCCTCAAATATTCACAAAAGAATTGtatcaaacttttaaatttgtattctccaaatttgtttttaaaagaaatatttatttcattagacAGCTATAGTACTAATCATTAAACCAAAGAAGGATAaatatcagaagaaaaatcacaagttaatatcattaataatgattcaaaatatttaaacataGTCTTATCAAATAGGCCAAGAACTCATTCACTATGACCAAGTTGAATTATAAAAGGGTTCAACATTTGAAAAACATTCCATATAGTTAATCATATTAAAACTCAAAACATCCAAAACCATGTGATTGTGAAAGGCTTTTTCTGTAATCATTAAGAAAGGACAACACTAATTTATGCTAAAAATCCTATAAAATAGAGGTATAGaggaacttttttaaaagtactcgtttttttttcattctttctagacccaatttttcttctacagaAAGATAacagtatgtatacatatattggactaaacatatactttaacatatttaacatgtatggaactacctgccatctaagggaaaaggtggggggaagaaggggaaaatttagaacaaaaggttttgcaagggtcaatgtcgaaaaattacccatacatatgttttgtaaataaaaagctataataataataataaataccacAACATTCAAGATTTCctagcatcatatgtaatgagaatgcatttatttaaatcttttcctATAAATGAAGATATAAAGCAAGGATGTCCACTTTCCTGATAATTATTGACTGAGTTCTGAAAgcgtatatatgcatacatataaagatatacataaaacttcatatataattataaaaatttcccaatttgctgaagatataatatatttggaaaatcctagaaaatcagcAAAGTTACTAATCAAGacaatagctttagcaaagttgcaaattACCAAATAAACCCTCAAAAATCAACTACTAGGTATATAATAGAATTTAAGAGGCTATTATAAAAGGGAAATCTTATTCCAGTTAACTAAAATATGCATAAagttatgttttctcttttcttttctctccctatttctttctctcagcCACCTCTTCCTCGGGATGTAAAATAAGACAATTAACAGTAACTGAAGTCAAAGGACCAATTCAACTTTCAATCCTCACAGCCCAAAGAGGCTCAATCAAATAGTTGGTCTTAAAGATCTTATATTGTctttgtgttttctcttttctctccaaaaaCTATTTCCCACAAATCTGAGCCTAACTTAAGCTTCCTTTTATTCCCTTCCAGAGACCCTCTGCTCTGGCCCACTGCTTTGAGGTTATCAATTGAGTGTTTCCTGGAGAGCCTTACAAATCTCAGAGAGCTCCTGCAGCTTCTCTCTCAAATTTTGAGCTTTTTCCCTCAATTCTGCTGCTGTGGTACTCTTCGCCCCATTTAACAGATGTCTTGAATCTTTCACAATGTCAGCCACATGCATTAGAACAAAAACTCCCACCTCTAAGGAAACCATTATCCTGGCTCCTGTAGACATGGACAATACCGCTCTCTGAAAATCCTTGGCGGACTGAAAGCTAGCTTTCCTAAGTCTCCAGGTACCAGAATTCGAGGCTAGTTTGTTAGAGAATGGGAAATCATTTGGGAAGAATTTGCTCAACTCATTTATAATTCTGTTTGCTTCCTTAGCTAGCCCTTTCATAGCatcatctgattttttcttaaCGTTGTTTAAATATTTCCTCCCCTGAGAGGCACtcacttcatcaacaatacttGCAGAAAGACGAGTAATACCAGCAGCTATTCCCAATCCCATCCCAGTTGCAAAGAGGGCCAAGCTCCCCCCAGCCGTGACAGGTGCAAGTGTAATCCCCAGGATGCTCAGGACGCCTGAGACAGCACCAGTGGAGCTGGCCACCACGTTGGTGATGGTGCAATCGTTGTGAATCTTGTCGATTTTGTCTGCCATGTAACAAAGTTCTTGCATAAATTTTTCTAGTTTCAGCTTCATCTTTAAAAGCCTTTCCAGCAACTTTTCGAATTCATATTGCTGCAGTTTTTTGTATATCATATCATCATCAGAATCATCCATCCCGTACCAGCCCTGTGAAGAAAAGAAGTCAAAGGATAACAAGGTTGCTTTGGCTGTTTTTCTATCGAGTTCTAACATTGCCAGAGTTCTTTTCTTACTCTTCCCTGCCAAACTCCTAGAAACAATATTTTCAACTTCCTGCCTTTCCTTCCTCAACAACCTCTCACTCTTTAACCCTTTGGTTATATGGTTCCCAAacctacatttttttttggaaacagcTCTTTGAGGATAAGTGATCTTCTCTGTaacatttgatctttttttgattttttttttttggctgaggcaattggggttcagtgacttgcccagggtcacacagctaggaagtgttaagtgtctgagggcacatttgaactcgggtcctcctgacttcagggctcgtgctctacccactgcatcacctagctgcccctccattgCTCTTTGGAACACATTATTCCATTCCTTTATGCATTTTTTGATGGGTGCAGAAtcatcaaatttctttttctctttgtatttgagAAGTTCTCTCCTGGCCTCTTCCAGACTTTGCTATTTTTTAGTGGAATTGTTTAATTCCATtaaattggggggggggctgCTCCTCGCTCCAAtgtttcttgatatctttttttcccttggctATATATCCATGGTTCTCCCTTGGGGACATAGGAAGAGCA
Protein-coding sequences here:
- the LOC141544885 gene encoding apolipoprotein L3-like; amino-acid sequence: MDDSDDDMIYKKLQQYEFEKLLERLLKMKLKLEKFMQELCYMADKIDKIHNDCTITNVVASSTGAVSGVLSILGITLAPVTAGGSLALFATGMGLGIAAGITRLSASIVDEVSASQGRKYLNNVKKKSDDAMKGLAKEANRIINELSKFFPNDFPFSNKLASNSGTWRLRKASFQSAKDFQRAVLSMSTGARIMVSLEVGVFVLMHVADIVKDSRHLLNGAKSTTAAELREKAQNLREKLQELSEICKALQETLN